One genomic window of Monodelphis domestica isolate mMonDom1 chromosome 1, mMonDom1.pri, whole genome shotgun sequence includes the following:
- the LOC100026660 gene encoding LOW QUALITY PROTEIN: protocadherin alpha-2 (The sequence of the model RefSeq protein was modified relative to this genomic sequence to represent the inferred CDS: inserted 1 base in 1 codon; substituted 1 base at 1 genomic stop codon) encodes MDLENVQTETSKEGTIFKLDLTARVCDGDPEGVIPRELDNVHLTAPGPRGAEAAEVPGERLGLRLHSLGRQQATFCCFRFCSTXPGKXGSGQVHYSLQEEARHGTFVGRIAQDLGLEVGELVSRLFRVVSKGRTDYLEVNVQNGILFVNSWIDREELCGRSPVCSIHLEVIVDKPLQVFHVEVEIKDVNDNPPVFPTKSKNLFFSESRPLDSTFPLEGASDADTGTNALLSYRLSPNEYFSLDVQTNEELSQSLSLVLRKPLDREETSRVNLLLIATDGGKPELTGTVHLLIKVLDVNDNEPVFDQSLYKVRLLENTANGTLVIKLNASDSDEGSNSEVIYSFSSDVPSTVQNKFKIDARTGEIRIKGQLDYEEAKSYEIQVIASDKGTPSMSGHCKVSLKVLDINDNAPEVFITSLSLPVREDASPGTVIALISVSDRDSGANGQVTCSLSPQGSFTLVSTFRNYYSLVLEGLLDRESVPAYELVVTARDGGTPALWAETSLSVGIYDVNDNAPVFEQPEYTVFVKENNPPGCHIFTVLASDTDALENSLVSYSLVDRQVGERLLSSYVSVHSESGKVYALQPLDHEELELLQFQVSARDAGFPPLASNVSLQVFVLDENDNAPAVLPPHAGISSVSELVSQSVAAGHVVAKIRAVDADSGYNAWLSYELQPEVGVSRSPFRVGLYTGEISTIRALEESDGPRQTLLVLVKDHGEPLLSATATVILSLVESGLSVKASSGIARQSEVVDMSKENVLGDVNVYLIIAICAVSSLLVLSLLLYVALKYSTPFRAVYSPGKPTLVCTSGMNSWSYSQKRGQRICSGDGIFKNDLMAFSPNLPSCPSSEDRSPQPELGSAPSCKVS; translated from the exons AAGCCACCTTCTGTTGTTTTCGCTTCTGCTCCACATAGCCTGGGA TGGGAAGCGGCCAGGTCCATTACTCGCTGCAGGAGGAAGCTAGACACGGTACGTTTGTGGGGCGCATCGCGCAGGACCTGGGCCTGGAGGTTGGGGAACTGGTGTCTAGGTTGTTCCGGGTCGTGTCCAAGGGCCGCACGGACTACCTGGAGGTAAATGTGCAGAATGGTATTTTGTTTGTGAATTCTTGGATCGACCGTGAGGAACTGTGCGGTCGCAGCCCTGTTTGTAGCATCCACCTGGAGGTGATCGTGGACAAGCCACTGCAGGTTTTTCATGTGGAGGTGGAGATTAAGGACGTTAATGACAACCCTCCGGTATTCCCAACGAAGtcaaaaaatctctttttttcagAATCCAGGCCACTAGACTCTACTTTTCCGTTAGAGGGAGCATCCGATGCAGATACAGGGACTAATGCTCTGCTGAGCTATAGGCTTAGTCCGAATGAATATTTCTCTTTGGATGTACagacaaatgaggaactgagtcaATCTCTGTCCCTTGTGCTCAGGAAACCTCTGGACCGAGAGGAAACATCAAGGGTTAATTTATTGTTAATCGCCACAGACGGGGGCAAACCAGAACTCACAGGGACCGTTCATTTGCTCATTAAGGTGCTGGATGTGAATGATAATGAACCAGTGTTTGACCAATCACTTTATAAAGTCCGATTACTTGAAAATACAGCAAACGGAACATTGGTGATCAAACTGAATGCTTCTGACTCAGATGAAGGATCCAATAGCGAGGTCATTTATTCTTTCAGTAGTGATGTTCCTTCAACTGTGCAGAACAAGTTCAAAATAGATGCTAGGACCGGGGAAATTAGAATTAAGGGGCAATTGGATTATGAAGAAGCCAAATCATATGAAATTCAGGTAATTGCTTCTGATAAGGGAACTCCATCAATGTCTGGCCACTGTAAAGTCTCACTGAAAGTTCTGGACATCAATGATAACGCCCCTGAGGTATTCATCACCTCACTATCACTGCCAGTTCGAGAAGATGCCTCTCCAGGCACAGTTATTGCCCTCATCAGCGTGTCGGACCGTGACTCGGGTGCCAAcgggcaagtgacttgctcacttTCTCCCCAAGGGTCCTTTACACTGGTTTCTACCTTCAGGAATTACTATTCACTAGTGCTGGAGGGACTACTGGACCGCGAAAGCGTGCCTGCCTATGAGCTGGTGGTCACTGCCAGGGATGGTGGTACGCCAGCCCTTTGGGCCGAGACCAGCTTGTCTGTGGGAATCTACGACGTAAATGACAATGCGCCGGTCTTCGAGCAGCCAGAGTACACTGTATTTGTGAAGGAGAACAACCCTCCTGGTTGCCACATCTTCACAGTGTTAGCATCCGACACGGATGCATTGGAGAACTCTCTAGTGTCTTACTCGCTGGTGGACCGACAAGTGGGAGAACGTCTACTGTCCAGTTATGTGTCTGTGCACTCGGAGAGCGGGAAAGTGTACGCCCTGCAGCCCCTGGATCACGAGGAGCTGGAGTTGCTGCAGTTTCAGGTGAGCGCCCGCGACGCGGGCTtccctcctctggccagcaaTGTAAGCCTGCAGGTGTTCGTGCTTGATGAGAACGACAACGCGCCAGCTGTGCTACCACCTCACGCCGGCATTAGTTCAGTATCAGAGCTGGTATCACAGTCGGTAGCAGCAGGTCATGTGGTGGCGAAGATCAGAGCTGTGGATGCAGATTCGGGTTATAATGCATGGCTGTCTTACGAATTGCAGCCAGAGGTGGGTGTAAGTCGCAGCCCTTTTCGCGTGGGATTGTACACTGGAGAGATCAGTACGATTCGGGCCCTGGAGGAGTCGGATGGACCGAGACAGACGCTGTTAGTGTTGGTGAAAGACCATGGGGAGCCTCTTCTGTCTGCCACAGCTACAGTGATCTTGTCTTTAGTTGAGAGTGGACTCTCAGTGAAGGCCTCATCTGGGATAGCTCGCCAGTCGGAGGTGGTGGACATGTCGAAAGAGAATGTCTTGGGAGACGTGAACGTCTATCTAATCATAGCCATCTGCGCTGTGTCCAGTCTCTTGGTGCTAAGCTTGTTGCTGTATGTGGCTCTAAAATACTCCACTCCCTTTCGGGCTGTCTACAGTCCTGGGAAGCCCACACTAGTATGCACTAGTGGAATGAATAGCTGGTCATATTCCCAGAAGCGAGGGCAGAGGATTTGCTCCGGAGACGGGATATTCAAGAACGACCTCATGGCCTTCAGTCCCAACCTCCCTTCGTGTCCTTCTTCTGAGGACAGAAGTCCACAGCCAGAGTTAGGTTCTGCTCCTTCTTGTAAGGTGAGTTGA